The Megalops cyprinoides isolate fMegCyp1 chromosome 12, fMegCyp1.pri, whole genome shotgun sequence genome contains a region encoding:
- the LOC118787459 gene encoding b(0,+)-type amino acid transporter 1-like, whose product MNDGKTEKLKLKQELGLASAVSLIGGTMIGSGIFMSPQSVLSNIGSPGASLVIWMLCGLIAMLGALSYAELGTIIKESGGDFIYILRIYGKLPAFFVAFTFLLVMRPASIAAMSLSFAEYAVAPIYQDCTPPLLVVKCIAAICILVVSIANILNVRLTMSIQVVFMVAKVLGLLVIVFGGIVVLADGPSGGINNAFEGTRLGLNPIGMAFYQGLWSFAGWYNLNYVTEEVKKPEVNLPRAVMIAIPMVTVLYLLVNVSYLAALTPREMMSSTAVAVTWGNKVLGSWGWVMSVAAAMSAFGSLNGTFFSGGRVCFVAAREGHMPDILSMAHVRHLTPSPALIFTTAISLIVLIPGDFQSIVNFFSFTAWFFYGITLSGLLYLKIKKPELPRPYKVPILIPILVLMAAIFLVLAPIVDDPQIEYLYVTLFILSGIVIYIPFIHFKMCPGILDKVTLFLQLFLEVAPTQKNL is encoded by the exons ATGAATGACGGAAAAACGGAGAAACTCAAACTGAAACAAGAGTTGGGTTTGGCAAGTGCTGTGTCCCTTATTGGTGGCACCATGATTGGGTCTGGGATCTTCATGTCTCCTCAGTCTGTGCTGTCCAACATTGGAAGCCCAGGCGCAAGCCTTGTGATCTGGATGTTGTGTGGTTTGATAGCTATGCTGGGGGCACTTTCCTACGCTGAGCTTGGAACCATCATCAAGGAGTCTGGAGGAGATTTCATCTACATCCTACGCATCTATGGCAAACTGCCAGCCTTCTTTGTGGCATTCACCTTCTTGTTGGTCATGAGGCCAGCCAGCATTGCAGCAATGTCCTTAAGCTTTGCAGAGTACGCTGTTGCTCCCATCTACCAGGACTGCACCCCGCCTCTGCTAGTGGTCAAGTGTATTGCTGCCATATGCATACTAGTGGTGTCAATAGCTAACATTCTGAATGTCCGCCTCACAATGTCCATCCAGGTGGTCTTCATGGTTGCGAAAGTGTTGGGCCTCCTGGTCATAGTTTTTGGAGGAATAGTGGTACTTGCAGATGGCCCCTCTGGAGGCATCAATAATGCTTTTGAAGGCACACGTTTGGGACTGAATCCCATAGGTATGGCCTTTTACCAGGGTCTCTGGTCCTTTGCTGGGTGGTACAATTTGAACTATGTGACTGAGGAGGTCAAAAAACCAGAG GTGAATCTGCCCAGAGCAGTGATGATTGCCATCCCCATGGTGACAGTGCTTTATCTGCTGGTCAACGTGAGCTACCTGGCTGCCCTGACACCCCGGGAAATGATGTCATCCACTGCTGTAGCTGTCACCTGGGG GAACAAGGTCCTGGGAAGCTGGGGATGGGTAATGTCTGTGGCTGCGGCAATGTCTGCTTTTGGGTCCTTGAACGGGACGTTCTTCAGTGGTGGGCGAGTGTGCTTTGTGGCAGCCAGAGAAGGCCACATG cCTGATATCCTGTCTATGGCTCATGTTCGGCATCTAACCCCGTCACCAGCTCTCATCTTCACCACAGCCATCTCCCTTATAGTGCTGATCCCTGGAGACTTCCAGAGTATTGTCAACTTCTTCAG TTTTACTGCATGGTTTTTCTATGGAATTACTCTCTCTGGACTTCTCTACCTTAAAATAAAGAAGCCAGAACTTCCCAGGCCTTACAAG GTTCCAATTCTCATTCCCATCCTGGTCCTTATGGCCGCCATCTTCCTGGTCTTGGCACCCATCGTTGATGACCCCCAGATCGAGTATCTGTATGTCACCCTTTTCATCCTCAGCGGCATCGTGATCTACATACCCTTCATCCACTTCAAGATGTGCCCTGGGATACTGGACAAAGTCACACTCTTCCTTCAGCTCTTTCTTGAGGTTGCTCCAACCCAAAAGAACTTatga
- the LOC118787460 gene encoding rho-related GTP-binding protein RhoB encodes MAAIRKKLVVVGDGACGKTCLLIVFSKDEFPEVYVPTVFENYVADIEVDSKQVELALWDTAGQEDYDRLRPLSYPDTDVILMCFSVDSPDSLENIPEKWVPEVKHFCPNVPIILVANKKDLRNDENVRNELARMKQEPVKTEDGRAMAVRIGAYDYLECSAKTKDGVREVFETATRAALQKRSRPSGGCVNCCKLL; translated from the coding sequence ATGGCTGCTATTCGCAAGAAGCTCGTGGTGGTCGGTGACGGCGCCTGCGGGAAGACATGCCTGCTTATTGTCTTCAGTAAAGATGAGTTCCCCGAGGTGTATGTGCCCACGGTTTTTGAGAACTACGTGGCCGACATTGAAGTGGACAGCAAGCAAGTGGAACTTGCTCTCTGGGACACGGCCGGTCAGGAAGACTACGACCGTCTCCGCCCTCTCTCCTACCCGGACACTGACGTTATCCTAATGTGCTTCTCCGTGGACAGCCCAGACTCTCTCGAAAACATCCCCGAGAAGTGGGTGCCGGAGGTGAAGCACTTTTGCCCGAACGTGCCAATCATTCTAGTCGCCAACAAGAAGGATTTGAGGAACGACGAAAACGTCAGGAACGAGCTGGCCAGAATGAAGCAGGAGCCGGTGAAAACTGAGGATGGGCGAGCCATGGCCGTGCGCATTGGGGCGTATGATTACCTGGAATGCTCTGCCAAAACGAAGGATGGGGTGCGGGAGGTGTTCGAGACGGCTACCCGCGCCGCTCTGCAGAAAAGATCGAGACCGTCTGGGGGCTGCGTGAACTGTTGTAAGCTGCTGTGA
- the LOC118787455 gene encoding b(0,+)-type amino acid transporter 1-like: MNDGKMEKLKLRRELGLASAVSLIGGTMIGSGIFMTPQIVLSNIGSPGASLVIWTLGGFISMLGALSYTELGTIIKESGGDFIYILRIYGKLPAFFVAFTFLLVMKPASIAALSLSFAHYAVAPIYQDCTPPQLVVKCIAAICILVVSIANILNVRLTMSIQVVFMVAKVLGLLVISFGGIVVLAEGPSGNINNAFEGTRLGLNPIGMAFYQCLWAFSGWSNLNYVIEEVKQPEVNLPRAVMIAVPMVTVLYLLVNTSYLAALTPREMMSSTAVAVTWGNKVLGSWGWVMSVAAAMSAFGSLNGSFFSGGRVYFVAAREGHMPDILSMVHVRRLTPSPALIFTTAISLVVLIPGDFKSIVNFFSFIIWVFHGITFSGIVYLKIKKTELPRPYKVPILFPILVLMAAIFLVLAPIVDKPQIEYLYVTLFVLSGIVIYIPFIHFKMCPGILDKVTLFLQLFLEVAPAQKNL; encoded by the exons ATGAatgatggaaaaatggaaaaactcaAACTGAGACGAGAGTTGGGTTTGGCAAGTGCTGTGTCCCTTATTGGTGGCACCATGATTGGGTCTGGGATCTTCATGACCCCTCAGATTGTGCTGTCCAATATTGGAAGCCCAGGGGCAAGCCTTGTGATCTGGACGTTGGGTGGTTTCATTTCGATGCTGGGGGCACTTTCCTACACTGAGCTTGGAACCATCATCAAGGAGTCTGGAGGAGATTTCATCTACATCCTACGCATCTACGGCAAACTGCCAGCCTTCTTTGTGGCATTCACCTTCTTGTTAGTCATGAAGCCAGCCAGCATTGCAGCACTGTCCTTGAGCTTTGCACATTATGCTGTTGCTCCCATCTACCAGGACTGCACCCCGCCTCAGCTAGTGGTCAAGTGTATTGCCGCCATATGCATACTAGTGGTGTCAATAGCTAACATTCTGAATGTCCGCCTCACAATGTCCATCCAGGTGGTCTTCATGGTTGCGAAAGTGTTGGGCCTCCTGGTCATATCTTTTGGAGGAATAGTGGTACTTGCAGAGGGTCCCTCTGGAAACATCAATAATGCTTTTGAAGGCACACGTTTGGGACTGAATCCCATAGGTATGGCCTTTTACCAGTGTCTCTGGGCCTTTTCTGGGTGGTCCAACTTGAATTATGTAATTGAGGAAGTCAAACAACCAGAG GTGAACCTGCCCAGAGCAGTGATGATTGCTGTCCCCATGGTGACAGTGCTTTACCTGCTGGTCAATACAAGTTACCTGGCTGCCCTGACACCCCGGGAAATGATGTCATCCACTGCTGTAGCTGTCACCTGGGG GAACAAGGTCCTGGGAAGCTGGGGATGGGTAATGTCTGTGGCTGCGGCAATGTCTGCTTTTGGGTCCTTGAATGGGTCATTCTTCAGCGGTGGGCGAGTGTACTTCGTGGCAGCCAGAGAAGGCCACATG cCTGATATCCTGTCCATGGTTCATGTTCGGCGGCTAACACCATCACCAGCTCTCATCTTCACCACAGCCATCTCCCTGGTGGTGCTGATCCCTGGAGACTTCAAGAGTATTGTCAACTTCTTCAG ttttattatttgGGTCTTCCATGGAATCACTTTCTCTGGAATTGTCTACCTTAAAATAAAGAAGACAGAACTTCCCAGGCCATACAAG GTTCCAATTCTCTTTCCCATCCTGGTCCTTATGGCTGCCATCTTCCTGGTCCTGGCACCCATCGTTGACAAACCCCAGATCGAGTATCTGTACGTCACCCTTTTCGTCCTCAGTGGCATCGTGATCTACATACCCTTCATCCACTTCAAGATGTGCCCTGGGATACTGGACAAAGTCACGCTGTTCCTTCAGCTCTTCCTTGAGGTTGCCCCAGCCCAAAAGAACTTGTAA